One Hordeum vulgare subsp. vulgare chromosome 4H, MorexV3_pseudomolecules_assembly, whole genome shotgun sequence DNA window includes the following coding sequences:
- the LOC123447521 gene encoding aspartic proteinase nepenthesin-1-like has product MKMKQYVILMTVLLAWPATSGSGSANHHHGLRADLTHIDSGRGFTRNELLRRMVLRSRARAAKQLCPSRSGTPVRVTAPVASGSHVVGYTEYLIHFGIGTPRPQQVALEVDTGSDVVWTQCRPCFDCFTQPLPRFDTSASDTVHGVLCTDPICRALRPHACFLGGCTYQVNYGDNSVTIGQLAKDSFTFDGKGGGKVTVPDLVFGCGQYNTGNFHSNETGIAGFGRGPLSLPRQLGVSSFSYCFTTIFESKSTPVFLGGAPADGLRAHATGPILSTPFLPNHPEYYYLSLKGITVGKTRLAVPESAFVVKADGSGGTIIDSGTAITAFPRAVFRSLWEAFVAQVPLPHTSYNDTGEPTLQCFSTESVPDASKVPVPKMTLHLEGADWELPRENYMAEYPDSDQLCVVVLAGDDDRTMIGNFQQQNMHIVHDLAGNKLVIEPAQCDKM; this is encoded by the coding sequence ATGAAGATGAAGCAGTACGTTATCCTGATGACGGTCCTGTTGGCATGGCCGGCCACCTCGGGCTCCGGCTCGGCCAACCATCACCATGGACTACGCGCCGACCTCACCCACATCGACAGCGGCCGTGGCTTCACCAGAAACGAGCTGCTCCGCCGGATGGTCCTCCGGTCGAGGGCACGCGCTGCCAAGCAGCTATGCCCATCTAGGTCCGGCACCCCGGTGAGGGTGACCGCGCCCGTGGCGAGTGGCTCCCACGTCGTAGGCTACACCGAGTACCTCATCCACTTTGGCATCGGCACGCCACGCCCGCAGCAGGTGGCGCTGGAGGTGGACACCGGTAGCGACGTCGTCTGGACGCAGTGCCGGCCGTGCTTTGACTGCTTCACGCAGCCTCTCCCGAGGTTCGACACCTCCGCCTCCGACACCGTCCACGGCGTCCTGTGCACGGACCCTATCTGCCGAGCCCTGCGCCCACACGCGTGCTTCCTCGGCGGGTGCACGTACCAAGTCAACTACGGCGACAACTCGGTCACAATTGGCCAGCTCGCCAAAGACTCCTTCACCTTCGACGGCAAGGGCGGCGGCAAGGTGACCGTGCCGGATCTTGTCTTTGGATGTGGCCAGTACAACACCGGCAACTTCCATTCCAACGAGACAGGCATCGCCGGCTTTGGCCGCGGCCCATTGTCGCTGCCTAGGCAGCTCGGGGTCAGCAGCTTCTCCTACTGCTTCACCACCATATTCGAGTCAAAGAGCACCCCCGTGTTCCTAGGCGGCGCTCCGGCGGACGGCCTGAGAGCGCACGCCACGGGGCCGATTCTATCCACTCCGTTCCTACCCAACCACCCCGAATACTACTATCTTTCTCTGAAAGGCATCACGGTCGGCAAGACGCGGCTAGCTGTCCCGGAGTCGGCGTTCGTGGTCAAGGCGGACGGCTCCGGCGGGACGATCATCGACTCAGGCACGGCCATCACCGCCTTCCCGCGGGCCGTGTTTCGGAGCCTCTGGGAGGCGTTCGTGGCGCAGGTGCCGCTGCCCCATACCTCCTACAACGACACCGGCGAGCCCACCCTGCAGTGCTTCTCCACGGAGTCGGTGCCGGACGCGAGCAAGGTGCCGGTGCCCAAGATGACGTTGCATTTGGAGGGCGCGGACTGGGAGCTTCCGCGAGAGAACTACATGGCGGAGTACCCCGACTCGGACCAGCTGTGCGTCGTAGTTTTGGCGGGTGACGATGATCGGACAATGATAGGCAACTTCCAGCAGCAGAACATGCACATTGTCCATGATTTGGCCGGCAACAAGCTGGTCATCGAGCCCGCGCAGTGTGACAAGATGTGA
- the LOC123449978 gene encoding expansin-B4-like, translating into MGRPQLTLLSAPAPALVLAVLLLSSSYSLHSAEAAEEEASAGLDTGVAGDPGLLNATAVSIGQSGVARATWYGAPNGAGPYDNGGACGFKNVNRYPFMAMTSCGNQPLFKDGKGCGACYKIKCTKHKACSGRQETVMITDMNYYPVAPYHFDLSGTAFGKLAKPGRNDELRHAGIIDIQFTRVACEFPGLKVGFHVEEGSNAVYMAILVEYENGDGDVVQVDLMESGRGRRGGGRWTRMRESWGSIWRLDSNHRLQAPFSIRIRNESGKTLVARNVIPKNWRPNTFYRSIVQYS; encoded by the exons ATGGGGAGGCCGCAGCTCACGCTCCtgtcggcgccggcgccggcgctggTGCTCGCCGTGCTGCtgctctcctcctcctactccctcCACAGTgccgaggcggcggaggaggaggcgagtgCCGGCCTGGACACGGGCGTGGCCGGCGACCCCGGCCTGCTCAACGCCACCGCCGTGTCCATCGGGCAGTCGGGCGTCGCCCGGGCCACCTGGTACGGCGCGCCCAACGGCGCCGGCCCCTACGACAACG GCGGCGCTTGCGGGTTCAAGAACGTGAACCGGTACCCGTTCATGGCCATGACCTCCTGCGGCAACCAGCCGCTGTTCAAGGACGGCAAGGGCTGCGGCGCATGCTACAAG ATCAAGTGCACGAAGCACAAGGCGTGCTCCGGGCGGCAGGAGACGGTGATGATCACGGACATGAACTACTACCCGGTGGCGCCCTACCACTTCGACCTCAGCGGCACCGCCTTCGGCAAGCTCGCCAAGCCCGGCCGCAACGACGAGCTCCGACACGCCGGCATCATCGACATCCAGTTCACCAG GGTGGCGTGCGAGTTCCCGGGGCTGAAGGTGGGGTTCCACGTGGAGGAGGGGTCCAACGCGGTGTACATGGCGATCCTGGTGGAGTACGAGaacggcgacggcgacgtggTGCAGGTCGACCTCATGGAGTCCGGCcgcggacggcgcggcggcgggcgGTGGACGCGGATGCGCGAGTCGTGGGGATCCATCTGGCGCCTCGACTCCAACCATCGTCTCCAGGCGCCATTCTCCATCCGCATCCGCAACGAGTCCGGCAAGACGCTCGTCGCCCGCAACGTCATCCCCAAGAACTGGAGGCCCAACACCTTCTACCGCTCCATCGTCCAGTACAGCTAG